CTCAGAGCTAAGGTCTAGGCCCTCGGGGAAGTCCAAACACTTTATTTTAAAGCAAGCATACCTAATTATTCGGTGTTTAGCGATGATGGTCAGCAGAGCGGAAGTATACGACCTGCTAACCCGTCACTTGAAGGACGAGAGGATGATCAAACACTGCATAGCCACGGAAGCCATCATGAGGGCTCTAGCCAAGAAGCTCGGCGAGAACGAGGGTATGTGGGGTCTTGTAGGTCTCCTGCATGACATCGACTACGACTACGTTGGAAGGGATCCGCTCAAGCACGGGCTGGGCGCCCTGGAGCTCTTAAAGGGGGTCCTTCCCGACCACGCCTTAGAGGCGATAGCAATGCACAACGACCGAAACGGGTTCAGAAGCCCCTCAGAGGCTGCGGTGAGGCTCTCCCACGCGCTCAGGGCCTCAGACCACCTCTCAGGCCTCATCGTAGCAACGGCTCTAGTGATGCCGGGCAAGAGGCTGAGTGAGGTGAAGGTGGAATCCGTAATGAAGAAGTTTAAAGCCAAGGACTTCGCGCGCAACATAGACAGGAACAGGATCTTAGAGATTGAGAAGCTCGGCCTAAGCCTGGAGGACTTCCTCAGCGTCGGCTTGGAGGCACTTAACGGAGTCGCCGGGGAACTCGGCCTCTAGTCATGGGAGGGTCTCATCAAACGCTCTTCAGATGCTCCAACACCTCCACAAGCCTTGAGACCAGGTGTCCATGGTACCGCCTACCCTTCTCAGGAGAGGCCTTGGAAGGACTTCCCGATATGTAGTCACCGCTGATGCTCCCAATTCTTTCCATGTCCTCCCTCGTACTCGGCACGTAGCAGAGTGTGTCCCTGACGTCCCTGGGGTCCGGGTGATATAGAGGTCTCTCAGCAGGTCTGCAGTCTCTTATCAGCTCCCTCTTAACGAGCCCCGGATACCTGTAGAGCATGTGTGAAGTCTCTATTTCGTCCGCGTGCCCGACGGGACCGAAGCCGAGCTCGCTCGCCACCTCCCTACTCATGTAGGCTGGGTCGAAGAGAACTACATGCACTTTAAGAACCCTCCTAGCTCTCTCAGCAACCACCTGCATCCACGGAATATTCACCAGCCTGTGGCCATTGATCACTACGAACTTTCTGAAGCCGTGATCACTCAAGGAAGCTACGACATCATGGAGGACCTCACTCAGAACCTCAGGCCTCACACTTATTGTGCCCGGCGCGATCATGTGATGCGGACTCCATCCAAACCAGAGCGGCGGGACTATAGGCACCCCTGTTGCGTCGCTTGCGTCCTCGGCCAGAGCTATCGCGACCAATGTGTCAGTGCCTAGCGGAGCAAACCTACCATGTTGCTCGGTGCTCCCTACAGGCACTAGGATCCTGTCGTCGCCCTCCAAATAGTGTTTAACTTCAGGCCAGGTCATCTCATGCAACCACTTAGGCATTTTTGGCTCACCCCGCACTAAATGACGTTACTCAATTACCCTGACAGCGACGGGTGGCTTGACCCTCTCCCTCGCGTCAACAGGTATTAGAGCCTCGACCTCGTCCTTCCTGTAGCCGATCAGGTAGCTGGTGTTATTGGCGACCACGCAGGAGTGGCTGGGTATGATCTCCACCTTATCCCCGACCCTCAAGTCCGTCGCGCCGTCGACGAGGGCCTTACTCACCTCCTCGGACAGACTGACGATGGTGAGCTCCGGATGCCCTTTTACAATTCCGTAGCCCTTGAGGATGGTCGTGCTGTGAGCCCCTCTGTCGGAGCTGAGGGTCTTGCTACCCGCATCTATGATCAGCCTGTCCGGGGCTGGACGCGATATCACGGTGGCTAAGACTGTGAGAGCGCAACGGTCCTCAGTAACGGTCCCCAGAGCTACCTGCGTTGCGTCGTAGAAGACGTAGTTGCCCGGCCTCATGACGTTCACGACGTCAGACTTAACGACGTGCCTGGATGTGGGGGTGCAACCCGTAGCAACTATGTCCACGTCATGACCACGCTCCCTCAGCAAGGTTGCGGCAGTCCTTAAGGCTCTCACCTCATCCTCAGCGCTTCGACGGACTTCCTCAGCGTTCCTGGATGCGTAAGCGTGTCCTGAATGTGTGCAGACCCCTCTAAGCCTGAGGTTAGGGAGTCCCTGAAGCCTCTCGGCCAGGTCGACCACCCCCTCAGGCTCGACGCCGAGGCGATGGCCACCGCTATCGATCTTAATCAGGTACTCCAAGCTAACACCGCTCTCCCTCAGGAGCTTGCTGGTTAGGTGGGCTACATCGACGTTGTCTATAGTAAGCATTACACGTGCCCTCCCTGCCAGAGCTATGACGCGCTTCAAGTTCTCCGGATTCGCTATTGGGTAGGCCATCATGATGTTAGCGAAGCCTTTAGACACGAGGACCTCGGCCTCATCTACGGTGCCTACGAGAAAGCCCTCAGCGCCTGCCTCATACTGCATTCTAGCTATGGTGGAGCTCTTGTGAGTTTTAACCATGGGCCACAGACTCTTGCCGTGGGATCTGCAGAGGTCAGCCATCTCCCGTATGTTAGCCTCTAGGGCATCCAGGTTCACCAGAACGTTGGGGGTTGCTAACTCAAACAACCTCACCAAATACCACCAGTTAAGTATCTCATCATTCGAACTTAAAACTGCAATCCGGGTGCGCGTGGGTTTCGATGGGGATGAAACTCCTGTATCTCAGAGCCTCGCTCTGAAGTAGTTCTGGACGTAAATTGCGGCAGCAGGATTGTGGCCTGTCACCCTATCCTTGACTATCAGGTACGTCACGGGAGCTTTAGAGTGCATTATGAAGAGAGTGTCGTGACCGACGCACAGGCCCACCACCACGTTTAGCTCCGTGCCGACAGCGTTCAGGAGATCCGCCTGAACCACTGGATTGCACATGGATTCATGCGTGCCTGGGGTTAGTTTTTGATCCTCGCTCAAACCCACCCGCGTCTTGTCAACACCACCGCACTTACAGCACACTGAGTAGACTTCGAAACCCTTGCTCTCAAAGTACTTGACGACCTGTTCGGCCTCACTGCTCAGACCTATGCAGAAAGCCACCCCTAATCTTCTTAAGCCAAGCTTCCGGGCAAACTCAACGATCTCACGCAACCTAGGCCAGGTGCAATAACCTTCCTTCTCCACTAGGGAGGCCGTCCTGTGGATCTCCTCCACAAAGCCACTGTACCTGCTGAGGGCGTTCTGAACGACCTCCGGGTAGACCACCATGGGACATATGTTGGGCTTGATGGCTTCTGGGTTCCTGCTACATGGTTTGGTTCTGCAATAAGCGCAGTTAGGAGACCTCATACTCTCGCCCAGGACACCTCACCGAGACATAACGTTCACAATCAGTGTAATAAATGGTGGTTGCAGTCGCGGTCGTCAGACTCTAAAGGCATTATTTCCTCAGCGCAGGACCGTTCCCACCAGCTACTTCCTGTGTGCTAGACCCACTAGATCGGATACTCTCGAATAGCCTAACTCCACAGCCCAGTTGCTTAACCCCTTCAGGATCGATGAGATCAGCTCCCTAGGCCTCCCGAGAGCTAAGGCCGAACCAACTTGGATAGCCTTAGCCCCAGCTAGAATCAGCTCAGCCGCTGAAACCCAGTCCACGACCCCGCCGACCCCGATTACGTCAGGGCTGAACTCTCTGTAGACATCGTAGACAACCCTAACTGCGATGGGGTGTATAGGAGGTCCTGAAAGCCCTCCAAATATGTTGCTCAAGACGGGCTTCAGAGCGTAGACGTCGATAGCCATGGCTCTGACCGTGTTTATTAACGTGAGGGCTCGAGCACCGGCCTCCAGCGCCTTGCCGGCGGACTTAACGTAGTTATCGCTCAGACCCAGCTTGACTATGACTGGTACGCTGCTCACCGAAGCAACGGCCCCAGCCACCTCGAACACGTTAGTCGGGTCGCTGCCCACATCAAGGCCGTAGCCCTTCGTGTGAGGACAGCTGAGATTAAGCTCGAGCGCGTTAGCGCCTGAATCAAGGGCGACTGACGCCACCCTCACGTAGTCCTCCACAGCCGAACCTCCGACGCTGACTATGACGGGGAGCCCCAACTCCACACCCTTTCTGACGACCTTAGGCAACTCGTCGACGCCCGGGTTGGCGAGGCCGACTGCGTTGAGATAACCCCCGCATCCCAGCCCGATAATTATCGGCGGTCCGTAGCCCTCCCTAGGGGATACTGTGAAGGTCTTAGTCACCACCGCCGCCACACCGTACCCAGCCAGCCTGACGAGGTGTTCAGGGTACGCACCAAGGACGCCGCTGGCGTTCATTAGGAGGTGCTTCAGCCTGACTCCGGCGACTGCAGTACTTAAGTCGGCTTCAGCGTTCAAGGTACTCCATCACCTCTCCACACGTGAAGACGGGCCCGTCGACGCATAGAAGCTTGCCCGTTGGCGGCAAGTAGCAGGAGCCGCACAACCCGATTCCGCACTTGACCATGGCTTCGAGGACTACGTAGGTAGTCACTCCCCCAGTAACTCTGCAGAGGGTTCTGAGCATCCCTTTAGACCCAACGCCCACAACCAGGTCGTATCTGTTCCTCCTAAGCAATGTCTCAGCGAGCTCTGAGGCGAGCCCGCAGTACCCGACACTACAATCCTCAGTGGCTACGTGGAGGTACTCGACCCCACTCATGAAGGAACCTAGGTTGAACAACTCGCTTCTCCTCTTAACTCCCCACACCACCTCGAACCTATGACCCTTAGACGCCAGATACTTAGTTATGTAAGGCACTGGAGCGACGCCAGAGCCGCCTACAACAAGAAGCACTGAAGACCCCTCGGACACGTCTAGAGGTGTGCCGAGAGGCCCTTTAAGACCTACGAAGGAGCCTGGACCCAGCTCTGAGAGCTTGCGCGTCCCAAATCCTCTAACTTCATATATGAACGTCACCTCCCCATCCGCGTTGTAGTCAGCCACGCTCAGAGGCACCTCATCGACCCCAGGAATCCAAACCATGAAGAACTGAGCTGGCTTAGGGACGTAGCTCAGCGACTGCGGACGAACCCTCATAACGCGGAATCTCTGGCTCAAAGCGTTGTTCAGAGAAACCCTGGCCGGGGTTACTGAGTGCTTGGGGAAATCGGGCTTAAGGCGCTCCCCACAAACTGCAGGCAACTCGGATCTATGCACTGAACCCACTCAATTACCGTGTTTAAGACTTAAAAGTCTTTCTATACCTGAACTGCAAGAGCAGGGCTGGGAAAAGCTTATTAGTCCAGACGTAGCTACTTAAGTGGGCATTTGGGTAAAGTAGTAGTCGCGTTGGATCCTCCACCTAAGGAGAATCCTGAATCGTGGGTTAAGGAGCGTGCGGAGGCTCTTGGGGGCTCGCCTTCAGCGTTTAAGGTCGGGCTTCCACTGCTCCTCAGGACAGGCATCGGCATTCTGAAGGAGGTTGTAAGCGCTTCCAGCAGACCCGTAATAGCGGATCTGAAGCTGGCCGACATAGGTGAGGTAATGTCGTACGCGGTTGAGGCAGTGGCGGACGCAGGGGTTGACGCAGTGATAGCCCACGCGTTCGTCGGAAGGCGTGGCGCGCTGGATAAGCTGGTGCAGACCTCGAGGGAGGTCGGCGTTAAGTTGCTACTTCTCGTGTCGATGAGCCATCCAGGCTCCACAGAGTTCATCGACAAACACCTCAACGAGTTGGTTGCGGAGGCTCTGGAGCTTGGCGTGTGGGGGGTTGTGGCTCCAGCAACTAGGGTGAACGTCATCAGGGCGGTCAGGGAGGCGGTTGGAGATAAACTACTTATATACTCTCCCGGCGTTGGCGCCCAGGGAGCTGAACCCGGAAGCGCGATATGCGCTGGAGCCGATTACGAGATAGTTGGGAGGGCCGTGACAGGCTCTCCTAACCCTAGGGAAGCCCTGGAGAGGATAGCGTCTGAGCAGGAGCGGAGGGTTAGGCTATGCAGGAGCTGATACACGAGCTCTATAAGGTCGGGGTAGTTAAGCTGGGTTCCTTCGTATTGAGTTCAGGTCTGACGTCGCCTTTCTACATAGATATGAGGAGAATCTATAGCTACCCTAAGGTCATGAGACTGATAGTTGACGAGGTCGCCAAGAGTGTGGATATGAGACCGTATGAGGTTCTAGTGGGCGTGGCCACCTCAGGGGTCGCTCTAGCAGCCTTCATAGCAGCCGCAACGGGCAAGCCTATGGCCTACGTGAGGCTTGAGAGGAAGGACCATGGGACGCTCAGTCAGGTGGAGGGTGAGGTCGCAGGCAAGTCCTCGTTAATAATAGACGATGTCGCCACTACAGGAGACTCGATACTCAGAACCTACGAAGTCCTCAAGAACTCCGGATCCATTCCAGCAGGGGCCCTAGTCATAGTGGATAGGGAGCAGGGGGCGGGCCTCAGAATCGCAGGGCTGGGCATGAGGTACCACTACCTAATGACGGCCCGCCAGCTCTTCACGATCCTCCACAAAGACGGCCTGATCAGCGACGCCGCATACGATGAGGTAATGAAGTATCTGGAGGGCTTCGGGAGGAAGTAGCTAAGCACGTACGGTGAGCTAAATGTTGCTCGCGTTCATGCGGCACGGGAGAGCGGAGCCTCTGAGGCCAGGTATGTCAGACGACGAGAGGAGGCTCACGCCTGAAGGGCGTGACGAAGCGGTCAAAGTAATCCAGATCCTCGACTTAAGGCCTAAGTACGTGGTGTCAAGCATCGTCAAAAGAGCGCTGGAGACCGCCGAGCTGGCTTCAAAGCTGCTGGGGGGTGTTGAAATCCTCCCACGCCGCGAGCTAACGCCGGAGCTCTTCAATCTCGAGTCTCTGAAGAACTTGCTGACCAACCTCGACCTCAGCGACGGCGAGACCGTCATGCTGATCGGGCACTCCCCAAGCATTGAGGATGTAATTCAGGAGCTTCTTAACGGGTTCCGGCTTTACCTACCGCCCGCGTCGCTGGCTTGCCTCGAGGTTAAACACCCTGAGCTGAGCGAGGCATCGTTGAAACTTTACATAAGACCGGATTACATTCGGGGAAAATGAGATATTAAGTTAGGGTCAACCATCGTCCCAGACTCTCCCTAACTACTTCTTAAGGAACTCGTCAAGCCTTGTCAGGAATTTACTTATCTCGAGCGGTATGACTATCTTTGAGGACGGGGCTACTGCTATCTTCTCAAGAGTCTCATAGTATCTCAGCAGCAATGTGTTCGGCGTTAACTGTCTGGCCGCCTCCTCAACCTCAAGCAACGCCTTCCTCCTGCCCTCCGCCTCAAGTATGGCCGCCTGCATGTCACCCTCAGCCTTCCTTATTCTCGCCTCCTTGTAGCCCTCCGCCTCAAGAATCGCTGACTGCTTCTTACCCTCCGCCTCAAGTATCATCGCCCTCTTACTCCTCTCAGCCGCCATCTGCTTTATCATCGCCTCCTGAACCTCGCTCGGCGGTTTAATCTCCTTGATCTCGACTGAGGTTATTTTTATCCCCCAGCGGTCAGTAACTTCGTCGAGCTTAGCCCTCAACGACTGGTTTATGTAGTCCCTCCTCGCCAAGACGTCATCCAGGAGCAGGTCGCCCACTATGGCTCTGAGCGTGGTCACGGCAATGCCTGTGGACGCCATCACGAAGTTTTGAACGGACTTAACAGCCAACTCTGGATCGAAAACCTTCATATATATCAGGAGGTCTATGTTAACGGGCGCGTTATCTTTAGTTATGCAGGTCTGAGGAGGTATGTCGAGGACCATCTCCCTTAAGTCTATCCACACACCGCTATCTATTATCGGCACCAGGAAGACCAGGCCGGGCCCTTTAATGGATATTATCTTGCCGAGCCTGAACACCACGAGCCTCTTATACTCGGGAATTATCTTCAGGTGTGATAGTACGATGCCCAAGAAGATGGCTAGGAATATAGCAATTACTACCAGGGTTACTGGATCAATCATGCATTCACCTCATGATAGTAATACTTTAAAAGCTAATACTTTAAAAGCTTTAAAGTCGTTAATGAAGGGGGCTCAACAACACGGCTGGACCTCGCAGTCCAGCCACGACCAGCCCTAGCAACCGCGTGCTTTAAGGATCTTCAGGGTTGGTATCTTAGCCAACTTCTCCGGCTTGATGAACTCCCAGAGCAGGCCCTCAGGCCTCACCCTAGGGCCTCTCGCCCGTATGAGTCTGGTCGGAGTTGCTATTAGGTCGACGGTGAAGTCCCACGGCTCCATGGGTATCTTCCCGCTCACCACCTGCAGGTCATGGACCGTAGTTAATATGCACACGTCGGGCGTCACCTTACCGCATTCGAAGAGCATCCCATATTCAAGCTCTGAATACCCCTCGCCCTTGCCCAACCTCCCCCCGAATGAGTCGACAACGACGGAGCCCGCTACAATTAAGTCCACTTTAGGTAGGCTCCATGGATCAACAAGTTCACCGTACTCGAAGGAACCCCTTATGGTTGACGCGTAGCTGATCGCATCCTCAGGTATTCTACCCGGGTCCAGGAGCAGAAAACCCTCGGAGATCCTCGGTGTCGGCATAACAAGGGTCCTGCCTGAACGCAGTACCATCTCCCGCACGGGCTTCTGCGGCGAGTCTGGGTTCACCTTAACAACCCTACTACTGTTAAATAGACCCAGGTTAAGCAACCTCACCGCAGCAGACTCAGCCCCGACGAAGTTTGGGATTCTCCCATACACAGGGCGGGGGAACCTAGCAACGTTCTTTGACTCCATCAAGTCCCAGACACTCCTCCTGAGGTCCTCCCTAAACCTAATGAGGTCCGCCGGACTCATCAATCCTCTCCTCAACCTTCTCCACATACACTATGAGCCCCTTAACCTCCACAACCCTGACCCTGCTGCCCGGCTCTATATCCCCCTTAGTGGAGTAAGCAGTCCAGTCCTCGCCCAGCACATGAACAACCCCTGGACTCCCGGTCGTCACCCTCGTTTTAGCCACACCGACCTCGCCCAGCAGCCTCTCCCTCAACGACCTGCTCCTCAACCTTCTGGTCTTGCCGGCCTCATAACCCACATATATCATCAGCCCTCCGATCATGGCGAAGCCCATCGCTATGGCGATAGTAAGTGTTGAGGGCGCTCCGAAACCCCCTCCAGCGAGCACCTCATAAGAGCCTACCAGCATCAGTATGATGCCCGTCACTCCGAAAGCCCCGAAGCCGGGGGTCATTACCTCAATCAGCAGGAGCGCCATGCCTATCATCAGCAGGGCCAGTGCGAAGAGGCTTACCGGCACCACGGACATCGAGTAGAGCGCAAGTAGCAACAGAATTACGCCCCCCACAGCATAGCCCTGAAACCCTGCCTGGACGAACTCGACGAATATGAGGGCCACACCCACGATCAGGGCCAGCGAGCTGACTATAGGTGCTGAGAATACAGATACCAGGTAGTCCCAAGGCGTGTAGGTCACCAGAACCAGCTCGTCGAGACCTAATAGTTTCTTCAGACCGTCTAAATCGTTGACGGGCTCCGCAAAACCCATCGCTACAGCCTCGTTGAAGCTCAGAACTCTGTTGCGGGTCACGAACTCCTCAGCAATTCTCACCAGGGACTCGTTACCTTTGAAGGCTTGCATGGCAAGAGTCCTGAACCTGCCCGACACGTAGCTAACGGTCTTCTCGTCGGAGGGTAACGGCTGGGCGGCACCTATGGTGGAGGCTTGACCCATGAATATCCTCTCGCCAAGCAGGGCTATTAAAGCCCCAGCCGAAACCGCCTTACCTCCCGGAGGGATGTACGTGTACACAGTCAGGCCGGACTCCGTGACGGTCTTGATTATGTTGTCCGCGGCCGCTAAGTAGCCACCGTACGTGTCTATGTAGAGCACTAACACCGACGACCTGCTGAGCGCTTCGCTCACAGCACGTGAAACAACCTCTACAGCGCCTCCGTCAATGGTTGAGACGAGCTCAGCGACAACCCCAACCCTTCCCTGTGGGGGTGTTGCAGCAGAGATCATAAGCCCTAGCGGTAAGAGCAACCACAGCACTAAACCCCATTTAATGATGCCGCTGGCCATCGGCCATCAGAGATAAATATAGCAACAGCCATAATATAATCATCGCCTCGACCGCCCGCGACTAACAACCCTCAAGCCTAGTCCACGATTTTTAAACATTACTTAGTTAGTGGTTCCTTTGAAGGGCGAACCTCAAGACAGCTATGACCCCTCCCAATCCCTTCAGCTTAACGGCCAGCGGGGACTCTGCCGGAATTATCCTTACTCTACCTCCACGTTCCTCTACAGCGTTAAGCAGCTCGTCCACCCTGCCTGACTCATCGGAGCTGAGCAGGTCCTCGACCACCAGCAGGGTTTCCACTGCATTGTTGCGGGCGGCAAGCCCGACGTCCTCCAGCCCGTAGGCGACCCTGTCCGGCTCGGTGGCCAGCAGTTTAAGGAACTTGCCGAGTATTGCCTCACCCTCAACCACCACGAATTCCTGCAATAGGTTCTTAACTGAGTCCCTCCTGAGGAGTTCCTCAATCCCGGCCCTACCGCCTATCGATACTGAGTCGACGAAGACTCTAGCCCTGCCCCCTGCACGAGCTTTAACCTCCTCAGCTATGACCTCCCTGAGGACGGCCGGGGACCCGACCACAACAAAGTCCACGCCCTCTGACTCCATGTACCTTAGAACCTCGCCCGCAACCTGCTTAGCTATGGCCTCCACACTCGATTCCTTATCACTCCTCAGGCCGGGCAGGCTCAGGTCGTTCAGGAACCTGACGCCCTGATCGTAAAGCATGGCTAGGGAGGCCTCGTCAAAGTCCGCGGCGACCAGCAACGCCCTAAACCTCTTCCTGCTCGAGGTGTCTGTCAGCCTCTTCAGCGCAGCATGGCTCCATGACTCCTTGAATATCGTCAGCTCACCGCCAACATCCACGTTCAACGTATGGTGAGATCCCTTCAGCCCGTACTCCTCAGGGCCCTCAACCACCACGCCGTGGATCCTCAGCCTGCTTGCGAAGGGTTGGAAGTAGAGCTTCCCAACCCTGACCGCCAGCGTCATCGGCAACCTCCTCTTACCCTCACCATCCATCTTCACATCCCTAGTGGTTCTAGCCACCACCACATCCCCCTCCCTAACCACGTTCTTAATCACCCAGAGGTCGTCAACGTCTTCAATCCTCACTTTAACCCAGCCCTTCCTCAAATCCTTGTCAAGCACCTTCACCTGGCACTCCACACCGAAATAAATAATTCGCTGCGGCACTATTAACTACGCCCTACAACGCGACATACTGACCTGCATCTGCCATATTCATGATTCACGCGTCTGTTACAGTGGGGACTCCCCCGTGCTACGGAGCAGGCTGAAACATTATAAGCTCCGCTTGACCTAGATATGTGGTGTGCTGTGTGGACGCTGGGCTAGACTTCTTCTTCTTTCCTGAGAGCGTTGCGGTAGTTGGCGCGTCGAGAACCCCGGGTAAGGTGGGGTATGAGTTACTGAGGAACTTGCTGGAGTTCTATAAGGGGAGGATATACCCAGTCAACCCGGCAGCTACTGAGGTACTCGGCCTCAAGTCCTACCCGTCTGTCAGAGCGATACCTGATAAAGTCGATGTGGCAGTCATCTCAGTTCCTGCTGAGGTGGTTCCTGAGGCGGCCGCCGACGCCGGGGAGGCAGGGGTCAAGGGATTGATAGTGATCTCAGGGGGATTTAAGGAGGTCGGGTCTGAGGGGGTTGAGAGGGAGAGGAGGCTGACTGAGGTTGTAAAGCGGTATGGGATGAGGCTTATAGGGCCTAACTGCGTTGGCGTCTACGTCCCTAGGTCGGGGATGAACACGCTCTTCCTACCGAGGACCAGGCAGGGCTTCCCCCCACACGGTCACATAGCGTTCGTGTCCCAATCAGGGGCGTTCGGCTCCGCCGTCCTTGACTGGGCCGCCATGAGGGGGTTGGGTATGAGTAAGTTCATAAGCTATGGTAATAAGGCGGACGTGGACGATGACGACCTCCTGGAATACTTGCGAGGGGATCCTGACACGAGAGTGGTGACCATGTACGTTGAAGGGGTTGAGGACGGCGTGTCCTTCTTTAAAGCGTTGAAGGAGACAACCCCCATCAAGCCCGTCGTGGTGCTTAAGTCAGGAAGGTCGGAGGCCGGCGCTAGGGCAGCATCCTCCCACACAGGAGCGTTAGCCGGGCAGGATAAAGTCTACGACGCTGCCTTCAAGCAGTCTGGCGTGATTAGGGCTTACGGCATGGAGGAGCTCTTCGACATGGCCCTAGCCCTGTCCCTACAGCCCCCCTCCTACGGCCCCAGAGTGGTGGTCCTCACAGCCGGCGGCGGGTCGGGCGTCATGGCCACCGACGCACTCTCAGACCTCGGACTCCAAGTACCGAGGCTCAGCGACAAAACTGTGGAGAAGTTGAGGAGGGTTCTACTGCCGATAGCCTCACCCTACAACCCCGTCGACGTCACCGGATCTGCTAGGGATGAGCACTTCATTGAGGCTGCTGAGATATTGATGCTCTCCGGGGAGGCGGACGCGATCATGTGGCTGCCGTACTACATAATACCCGGAATCACCGATAAGTTGAATGAGGTCTTCGTCAGGATGGTTAACAAGATCAACGACACATTACCGCGTCCAATACCGGTGGTCGGGGTTGCAACAGGCGGTGCCTTCACGACGAAGTACTCGGTGGAGGCGGAGTCCATGGGCGTGCCCATGTACCTCTCCCCTGAGAGAGCGGCTCTAGCCATTAAGGCCCTGGCCGACTACGGAAGGTGGTTGAGAGTGACGGGTTCCTACGAAGACTACGTGGAGAGGTTTAAGAGGCTCAGAAGCTGATGCAGTCTGTTCAGCCCTCAAGTCACTTAAGTGTTAGGAAGATCGCGTTGTAGTACGCGATGGCGGTCAGGAAAAGCAGTGCTGTGGTAGGCAGTAAGTATTTGTAGACTCTAATCAGGTTCTCTCTGAAGTACTGTACCGTGAAGGCGAGGCAGAGGTGGGTCGGCGACGCCAGGTAGAACAGAAATGACGAGAGGTATATGAGTGAGGAGTCCCCGACGCTGGACAACGAGCTCGCCAGCAGAGGCACTGAGGACGTAATCCCCACTATAGTGCTGCCTGAGGTCAGGCTCAGGAGTCCTGGCAACATGATCTTAGCTATGATGTCTGGGAATCCCGAGGAACTTATAAGCGCACCGACGGCGGAGGATATCCCAGTGCCCAGCATGGC
This portion of the Zestosphaera sp. genome encodes:
- a CDS encoding HDIG domain-containing protein, producing the protein MMVSRAEVYDLLTRHLKDERMIKHCIATEAIMRALAKKLGENEGMWGLVGLLHDIDYDYVGRDPLKHGLGALELLKGVLPDHALEAIAMHNDRNGFRSPSEAAVRLSHALRASDHLSGLIVATALVMPGKRLSEVKVESVMKKFKAKDFARNIDRNRILEIEKLGLSLEDFLSVGLEALNGVAGELGL
- a CDS encoding creatininase family protein encodes the protein MPKWLHEMTWPEVKHYLEGDDRILVPVGSTEQHGRFAPLGTDTLVAIALAEDASDATGVPIVPPLWFGWSPHHMIAPGTISVRPEVLSEVLHDVVASLSDHGFRKFVVINGHRLVNIPWMQVVAERARRVLKVHVVLFDPAYMSREVASELGFGPVGHADEIETSHMLYRYPGLVKRELIRDCRPAERPLYHPDPRDVRDTLCYVPSTREDMERIGSISGDYISGSPSKASPEKGRRYHGHLVSRLVEVLEHLKSV
- a CDS encoding alanine racemase, which codes for MRLFELATPNVLVNLDALEANIREMADLCRSHGKSLWPMVKTHKSSTIARMQYEAGAEGFLVGTVDEAEVLVSKGFANIMMAYPIANPENLKRVIALAGRARVMLTIDNVDVAHLTSKLLRESGVSLEYLIKIDSGGHRLGVEPEGVVDLAERLQGLPNLRLRGVCTHSGHAYASRNAEEVRRSAEDEVRALRTAATLLRERGHDVDIVATGCTPTSRHVVKSDVVNVMRPGNYVFYDATQVALGTVTEDRCALTVLATVISRPAPDRLIIDAGSKTLSSDRGAHSTTILKGYGIVKGHPELTIVSLSEEVSKALVDGATDLRVGDKVEIIPSHSCVVANNTSYLIGYRKDEVEALIPVDARERVKPPVAVRVIE
- a CDS encoding DUF1847 domain-containing protein, which produces MRSPNCAYCRTKPCSRNPEAIKPNICPMVVYPEVVQNALSRYSGFVEEIHRTASLVEKEGYCTWPRLREIVEFARKLGLRRLGVAFCIGLSSEAEQVVKYFESKGFEVYSVCCKCGGVDKTRVGLSEDQKLTPGTHESMCNPVVQADLLNAVGTELNVVVGLCVGHDTLFIMHSKAPVTYLIVKDRVTGHNPAAAIYVQNYFRARL
- the pyrD gene encoding dihydroorotate dehydrogenase PyrD, whose amino-acid sequence is MNAEADLSTAVAGVRLKHLLMNASGVLGAYPEHLVRLAGYGVAAVVTKTFTVSPREGYGPPIIIGLGCGGYLNAVGLANPGVDELPKVVRKGVELGLPVIVSVGGSAVEDYVRVASVALDSGANALELNLSCPHTKGYGLDVGSDPTNVFEVAGAVASVSSVPVIVKLGLSDNYVKSAGKALEAGARALTLINTVRAMAIDVYALKPVLSNIFGGLSGPPIHPIAVRVVYDVYREFSPDVIGVGGVVDWVSAAELILAGAKAIQVGSALALGRPRELISSILKGLSNWAVELGYSRVSDLVGLAHRK
- a CDS encoding dihydroorotate dehydrogenase, whose translation is MGSVHRSELPAVCGERLKPDFPKHSVTPARVSLNNALSQRFRVMRVRPQSLSYVPKPAQFFMVWIPGVDEVPLSVADYNADGEVTFIYEVRGFGTRKLSELGPGSFVGLKGPLGTPLDVSEGSSVLLVVGGSGVAPVPYITKYLASKGHRFEVVWGVKRRSELFNLGSFMSGVEYLHVATEDCSVGYCGLASELAETLLRRNRYDLVVGVGSKGMLRTLCRVTGGVTTYVVLEAMVKCGIGLCGSCYLPPTGKLLCVDGPVFTCGEVMEYLER
- the pyrF gene encoding orotidine-5'-phosphate decarboxylase, with product MGKVVVALDPPPKENPESWVKERAEALGGSPSAFKVGLPLLLRTGIGILKEVVSASSRPVIADLKLADIGEVMSYAVEAVADAGVDAVIAHAFVGRRGALDKLVQTSREVGVKLLLLVSMSHPGSTEFIDKHLNELVAEALELGVWGVVAPATRVNVIRAVREAVGDKLLIYSPGVGAQGAEPGSAICAGADYEIVGRAVTGSPNPREALERIASEQERRVRLCRS
- the pyrE gene encoding orotate phosphoribosyltransferase, with the protein product MQELIHELYKVGVVKLGSFVLSSGLTSPFYIDMRRIYSYPKVMRLIVDEVAKSVDMRPYEVLVGVATSGVALAAFIAAATGKPMAYVRLERKDHGTLSQVEGEVAGKSSLIIDDVATTGDSILRTYEVLKNSGSIPAGALVIVDREQGAGLRIAGLGMRYHYLMTARQLFTILHKDGLISDAAYDEVMKYLEGFGRK
- a CDS encoding histidine phosphatase family protein, which gives rise to MLLAFMRHGRAEPLRPGMSDDERRLTPEGRDEAVKVIQILDLRPKYVVSSIVKRALETAELASKLLGGVEILPRRELTPELFNLESLKNLLTNLDLSDGETVMLIGHSPSIEDVIQELLNGFRLYLPPASLACLEVKHPELSEASLKLYIRPDYIRGK